From Candidatus Methylomirabilota bacterium, a single genomic window includes:
- a CDS encoding NUDIX hydrolase has protein sequence MLQEVVTMPTPGDLTRHDRARHARTPWTTESTRPVYANPWIRVREDVARLPDGRTTIYGVVECGEAVGVLPFVDRDTVLLVGQYRYVARDFYWEMPTGAHHAGESLEATAQRELAEEAGYEAGRLVALGDFHTSKSILREVAHLYIAEALRPASRPPDHTEFIERRTFSFAEALAMVERGEIKDAMTIVAVLRAARLRTAR, from the coding sequence ATGCTACAAGAGGTCGTCACCATGCCCACGCCCGGAGACCTCACGCGCCACGACCGCGCGCGCCACGCGCGCACCCCATGGACCACCGAGTCCACCCGCCCTGTCTACGCCAACCCATGGATCCGGGTGCGCGAGGACGTCGCCCGCCTGCCCGACGGGCGCACCACCATCTACGGCGTGGTCGAATGCGGCGAGGCGGTGGGCGTGCTCCCGTTCGTCGACCGCGACACCGTGCTCCTGGTGGGCCAGTACCGCTACGTGGCCCGCGACTTCTACTGGGAGATGCCGACGGGGGCCCACCACGCGGGGGAGTCCCTGGAGGCCACCGCCCAGCGCGAGCTCGCCGAGGAGGCGGGCTACGAGGCGGGACGCCTGGTGGCGCTGGGCGACTTCCACACCTCGAAGAGCATCCTCCGCGAAGTCGCGCACCTCTACATCGCCGAGGCGCTGCGGCCGGCCTCTCGGCCGCCCGATCACACGGAGTTCATCGAACGGCGGACGTTTTCCTTCGCCGAGGCGCTCGCCATGGTCGAGCGAGGCGAGATCAAGGACGCGATGACGATCGTCGCCGTCCTGCGGGCGGCCCGCCTCCGCACAGCGCGCTGA
- a CDS encoding anti-sigma factor: MSRDELDELAAGYALGGLDAEDRARFEGLLRADEAARRALRRFEETLVRVAAERPEPPPPEVKAALLARVAASPRAGNGARVVPLHGRPRRSVWTVVLAGAMAAGVAAIAVGLAVSSRYEHRLETLGQEARTLKAELDRQASVLAILRDPATQMVALSGQTPSPGAHARMLWHEKAGGLLVAAGLPAPPPGKAYQLWAIVGKSAPVSAGVFTVDPKGTGSLRVPPLPGVSRVDVFAVTLEPEGGVPAPTGAMYLAGKSA, translated from the coding sequence ATGAGTCGGGACGAGCTGGACGAGCTGGCGGCGGGCTACGCCCTCGGCGGCCTCGACGCCGAGGACCGCGCGCGCTTCGAGGGGCTGCTGCGCGCCGACGAGGCGGCGCGCCGCGCCCTCCGGCGATTCGAGGAGACACTCGTCCGCGTGGCGGCCGAGCGCCCGGAGCCGCCGCCGCCCGAGGTGAAGGCCGCGCTCCTGGCGCGCGTCGCGGCCTCGCCGCGCGCGGGCAACGGCGCGCGCGTGGTCCCGCTCCACGGCCGGCCGCGGCGCTCGGTGTGGACGGTCGTGCTCGCGGGGGCCATGGCCGCCGGCGTCGCCGCCATCGCGGTCGGCCTGGCGGTGTCCAGCCGGTACGAGCACCGCCTCGAGACGCTGGGGCAGGAAGCGCGGACGCTCAAGGCCGAGCTCGATCGTCAGGCATCGGTGCTGGCCATCCTCCGCGATCCCGCGACTCAGATGGTCGCGCTGAGCGGGCAGACCCCGAGTCCAGGCGCCCACGCGCGCATGCTGTGGCACGAGAAGGCGGGTGGGCTGCTCGTCGCCGCGGGCCTGCCGGCCCCGCCGCCCGGCAAGGCCTATCAGCTCTGGGCTATCGTCGGGAAGAGCGCGCCCGTCTCCGCCGGCGTGTTCACCGTGGATCCGAAGGGCACGGGCAGTCTCCGGGTGCCGCCCCTGCCGGGTGTGAGCCGCGTGGACGTCTTCGCGGTCACGCTGGAGCCGGAGGGCGGCGTGCCCGCGCCCACGGGCGCGATGTACCTCGCGGGCAAGTCGGCCTGA
- a CDS encoding RidA family protein: MAPRAVTGKTLGSPLGMYSHGMIAGPGEIVVVAGQVGMREGQVVGAGDVGAQTRQALANVEAVLKAAGTSMRDVVRFQTFLTSAADIEGFMSARRAAFPAYFPDGVFPPNTLLVVSRLVHPELLVEIEAMAVKPAAAAPAARATAPARAAARKAKPPGRRPARRRR; encoded by the coding sequence ATGGCGCCGCGCGCCGTCACCGGAAAGACGCTGGGTTCGCCACTGGGCATGTACTCGCACGGCATGATCGCCGGGCCCGGCGAGATCGTCGTGGTCGCCGGGCAGGTGGGCATGCGGGAGGGGCAGGTGGTGGGGGCGGGCGACGTGGGCGCCCAGACGCGTCAGGCGCTCGCCAACGTGGAGGCGGTGCTGAAGGCGGCGGGTACGTCCATGCGAGACGTGGTGCGCTTTCAGACCTTCCTCACCAGCGCCGCCGACATCGAGGGCTTCATGAGCGCCCGCCGCGCCGCATTCCCTGCCTACTTCCCGGACGGCGTGTTCCCTCCGAACACCCTGCTGGTGGTCTCGCGGCTCGTGCATCCGGAGCTTCTCGTCGAGATCGAGGCGATGGCGGTGAAGCCGGCCGCCGCGGCGCCGGCGGCGCGCGCGACCGCGCCGGCCCGCGCGGCCGCGCGGAAGGCCAAGCCCCCCGGGCGGCGCCCGGCGCGGCGGCGCAGGTGA
- a CDS encoding benzoate-CoA ligase family protein, with protein sequence MSAPVDGTSTPIPERFNAASFFVDRHVAEGRGGRVAFHHEGGTLTYAGLQERVNRAGHALQALGVEREQRVLCLLLDTADFLAAFWGAIKIGAIPVPLNTMLRAPDYLYFLNDSRATVLVVSEPLYAVVEPVLGEARFLRQVIVTGAAKGRALGFDTLLEKASARLDAVETSRDDAAFWLYSSGSTGFPKGAVHLQHDMVVCLDTYARQVLRMTEADRTVSAAKLFFAYGMGNNMYFPMGMGGQGVLYPGRPLPEAMFELITKTRPTLFFGVPTLYAAMLQVRDADAKYDLSSLRLCVSAGEALPEELFKRWGERFGVEILDGIGTTEILHIFLSNRPGRTRPGSTGLPVPGYEARIVDDEGQPVPRGEIGNLRVKGDSTMAYYWNQHEKTKNTLHGHWINTGDKYYEDEDGFFWYCGRGDDMLKVGGIWVSPVEVENTLISHPAVLEVAVVGQEDEERLVKPKAYVVLKDGHAAGPALDAEIKQFVKDKIAPYKYPRWIEFVSELPKTATGKIQRFKLRQ encoded by the coding sequence GTGAGCGCCCCGGTGGACGGGACGTCGACGCCCATTCCCGAGCGGTTCAACGCCGCGTCCTTCTTCGTGGATCGGCACGTCGCGGAAGGGCGCGGCGGGCGCGTGGCCTTCCACCACGAGGGGGGCACCCTGACCTATGCGGGGCTCCAGGAACGGGTGAACCGCGCGGGCCATGCGCTTCAGGCGCTCGGGGTGGAGCGCGAGCAGCGCGTGCTCTGCCTCCTGCTCGACACGGCGGACTTTCTCGCCGCCTTCTGGGGCGCCATCAAGATCGGGGCGATCCCGGTGCCGCTCAACACGATGCTGCGCGCACCCGACTATCTTTACTTCCTCAACGACAGCCGGGCTACCGTGCTCGTGGTCTCGGAGCCACTCTACGCAGTGGTGGAGCCCGTGCTCGGGGAGGCGCGCTTCCTCCGCCAGGTGATCGTCACCGGCGCCGCCAAGGGGCGGGCGCTGGGCTTCGACACCCTGCTGGAGAAGGCGAGTGCGCGCCTGGATGCCGTGGAGACCTCGCGGGACGACGCCGCGTTCTGGCTCTACTCCTCGGGCTCCACCGGATTCCCGAAGGGCGCGGTACATCTCCAGCACGACATGGTGGTCTGCCTGGACACCTACGCGCGGCAGGTCCTCCGCATGACCGAGGCCGATCGTACGGTGTCGGCGGCCAAGCTCTTCTTCGCCTACGGGATGGGCAACAACATGTATTTCCCGATGGGCATGGGTGGGCAGGGAGTGCTCTACCCCGGCCGGCCGCTGCCCGAGGCGATGTTCGAGCTGATCACCAAGACGCGGCCGACCCTCTTTTTCGGGGTTCCCACCCTGTACGCGGCGATGCTGCAGGTAAGGGACGCCGACGCCAAGTACGATCTCTCGTCCCTGCGCCTCTGCGTGTCGGCGGGCGAGGCCCTGCCCGAGGAGCTTTTCAAGCGGTGGGGCGAGCGATTCGGCGTCGAGATCCTGGACGGGATCGGGACCACGGAGATCCTCCACATCTTCCTCTCGAACCGTCCAGGGAGGACGAGGCCGGGGTCGACCGGGCTCCCGGTGCCGGGCTACGAGGCGCGCATCGTGGACGACGAGGGACAGCCGGTGCCGCGCGGCGAGATCGGCAACCTGCGCGTCAAGGGCGACTCGACGATGGCGTACTACTGGAATCAGCATGAGAAGACCAAGAACACGCTGCACGGTCACTGGATCAACACCGGCGACAAGTACTACGAAGACGAGGACGGGTTCTTCTGGTACTGCGGGCGCGGCGACGACATGCTGAAGGTCGGCGGCATCTGGGTCTCGCCCGTCGAGGTCGAGAACACCCTGATCAGCCATCCTGCGGTGCTCGAGGTGGCGGTGGTGGGGCAGGAGGACGAAGAGCGCCTCGTGAAGCCCAAGGCCTACGTCGTCCTCAAGGACGGCCACGCGGCCGGCCCCGCCCTCGATGCCGAGATCAAGCAGTTCGTGAAGGACAAGATCGCGCCGTACAAATATCCCCGCTGGATCGAGTTCGTGAGCGAGCTGCCCAAGACCGCCACCGGGAAGATCCAGCGGTTCAAGCTTCGCCAGTAA
- the boxB gene encoding benzoyl-CoA 2,3-epoxidase subunit BoxB has translation MPGIDYSERIPNNVNLTENRRLQRALEEWQPKFLEWWHDMGPTGFQDNEVYLRTAVSVDAQGWAHFDWVRMPEYRWGIFLAEPEPSRLINFGDHKGSPAWQEVPGEYRGVLRRLIVTQGDTEPASVEQQRHLGKTCPSLYDLRNLFQVNVEEGRHLWAMVYLLDAHFGRDGREESEALLQRRSGDADKPRILGAFNERTPDWLSYLMFCFFTDRDGKYQLASLAESGFDPLSRTCRFMLTEEAHHMFVGESGVQRVVQRTCELMREHRTDDVRKHGGIDLATIQKYINFHCSVSLDLFGSEVSTNAANFYTMGLKGRFEETKKDDDHRLKDATYTIADVQGDRLVTRPEAALVSLNERLRDDYVADCARGVARWNQVIKQHSIDVELRLPHRAFHRAIGAFADVKVSPDGRVLSQAEWDAKHRAWLPTSEDQAFVGSLMQGVTEPGKFASWIAPPPRGINSKPIEFEYVRLP, from the coding sequence ATGCCGGGCATCGATTACTCCGAGCGGATCCCGAACAACGTCAACCTCACCGAGAACCGGCGGCTCCAGCGCGCGCTCGAGGAGTGGCAGCCGAAATTCCTCGAGTGGTGGCACGACATGGGGCCGACGGGCTTTCAGGACAACGAGGTCTACCTCCGTACCGCGGTGAGCGTGGACGCGCAGGGATGGGCCCACTTCGACTGGGTACGCATGCCCGAGTACCGGTGGGGCATCTTCCTCGCCGAGCCCGAGCCGAGCCGGCTCATCAACTTCGGCGATCACAAGGGCTCGCCGGCCTGGCAGGAGGTGCCCGGTGAGTACCGCGGGGTCCTGCGCCGCCTCATCGTCACCCAGGGCGACACCGAGCCGGCGTCGGTCGAGCAGCAGCGTCATCTGGGCAAGACGTGCCCGTCGCTCTACGACCTACGCAATCTCTTCCAGGTCAACGTGGAGGAGGGGCGGCACCTCTGGGCGATGGTGTACCTTCTCGATGCCCACTTCGGGCGCGACGGCCGCGAGGAGTCCGAGGCGCTGCTCCAGCGCCGCTCGGGCGACGCCGACAAGCCGCGGATCCTCGGCGCGTTCAACGAGCGTACGCCGGACTGGCTCTCGTACCTCATGTTCTGCTTCTTCACCGATCGCGACGGCAAATATCAGCTCGCAAGCCTCGCCGAGAGCGGCTTCGACCCGCTGTCGCGCACCTGCCGCTTCATGCTCACCGAGGAAGCTCACCACATGTTCGTGGGCGAGTCGGGCGTGCAGCGGGTCGTCCAGCGGACGTGCGAGCTCATGCGCGAGCACCGGACGGACGACGTGCGGAAGCACGGGGGCATCGACCTCGCGACGATCCAGAAGTACATCAACTTCCACTGCTCGGTGTCCCTGGACCTGTTCGGCTCCGAGGTCTCCACCAACGCCGCCAACTTCTACACGATGGGGCTCAAGGGGCGCTTCGAGGAGACCAAGAAGGACGACGATCACCGGCTGAAGGACGCGACCTACACGATCGCCGACGTGCAGGGCGACCGCCTCGTCACCCGCCCGGAGGCCGCGCTCGTCTCCCTCAACGAGCGCCTGCGCGATGACTACGTCGCCGACTGCGCGCGCGGGGTCGCGCGCTGGAACCAGGTGATCAAGCAGCACAGCATCGACGTGGAGCTGCGGCTGCCCCATCGCGCCTTCCACCGCGCCATCGGCGCCTTCGCCGACGTGAAGGTGTCTCCGGACGGCCGGGTGCTCAGCCAGGCGGAGTGGGACGCGAAGCACCGTGCGTGGCTGCCGACCTCCGAGGACCAGGCCTTCGTGGGGAGTCTCATGCAGGGCGTGACGGAGCCGGGCAAGTTCGCCAGCTGGATCGCGCCGCCCCCGCGCGGGATCAACAGCAAGCCCATCGAGTTCGAGTACGTCCGGCTCCCCTGA
- a CDS encoding sigma-70 family RNA polymerase sigma factor yields the protein MRESNRASAAAGLIAAIARGDRGAFERFYDAHAALAFGLIRRILRDPEAAKEVLQEVFWQVWQDAPSYDPSRGSPEAWLVMRAKTRAIDKLRSIRRREQTFAAPVDERVAAATATRADDPGLAAEDRGLARGALDQLPGPQRRAIELAFLEGLTQSEIAAKLGEPLGTVKTRIRLGLERLRAAFKVDDA from the coding sequence ATGCGCGAGAGCAATCGGGCTTCCGCCGCCGCGGGCCTCATCGCGGCCATCGCCCGCGGCGATCGCGGCGCCTTCGAGCGCTTCTACGACGCGCACGCGGCGCTGGCGTTCGGCTTGATCCGCCGCATTCTCCGGGATCCCGAGGCGGCGAAGGAGGTGCTGCAGGAGGTGTTCTGGCAGGTGTGGCAGGACGCGCCCAGCTACGACCCCTCCCGCGGCAGCCCCGAGGCCTGGCTCGTGATGCGGGCGAAGACGCGAGCAATCGACAAGCTCCGGTCCATCCGTAGAAGAGAGCAGACGTTCGCGGCCCCGGTGGACGAGCGGGTCGCGGCTGCGACGGCCACGCGGGCCGACGATCCCGGCCTCGCCGCGGAGGACCGCGGGCTCGCGCGTGGGGCCCTCGATCAGCTGCCGGGCCCGCAACGGCGGGCCATCGAGCTGGCGTTCCTCGAGGGGCTCACGCAGTCGGAGATCGCTGCGAAGCTGGGAGAGCCGCTGGGGACGGTGAAGACACGGATCCGCCTCGGACTCGAGCGCCTGCGGGCGGCCTTCAAGGTGGACGACGCGTGA